A genomic segment from Bufo bufo chromosome 8, aBufBuf1.1, whole genome shotgun sequence encodes:
- the CACFD1 gene encoding calcium channel flower homolog encodes MSTVEPDAAAQGNPPATTAPDDGMTWWYRLMCRLAGVLGGISCAVAGLWNCITINPMNIAAGVFMMVNALVLFLCEAPFCCQFIEFANVVASKVDRLRPWQKAFFYCGMALFPIFLSFGITTLFGNAIAFATGVLYGLSALGKKGDAVAYAKLQQQKKQPDEEKQAGT; translated from the exons ATGAGCACAGTAGAGCCAGACGCAGCAGCGCAGGGGAACCCGCCCGCCACCACGGCTCCGGACGATGGCATGACATGGTGGTACCGCTTGATGTGTCGGCTCGCCGGGGTCCTCGGGGGCATAT CCTGCGCCGTTGCCGGCCTGTGGAACTGCATCACCATCAACCCAATGAACATTGCAGCTGGAGTCTTCATGAT GGTGAACGCGCTGGTCCTGTTCCTGTGTGAGGCGCCATTCTGCTGCCAGTTCATCGAGTTTGCAAATGTGGTCGCGAGTAAAGTGGATAGGTTGAGGCCCTGGCAGAAGGCGTTCTTCTACTGCGG GATGGCGCTGTTTCCCATATTTCTCAGCTTCGGTATAACCACTCTTTTTGGCAACGCGATCGCCTTTGCAACGGGAGTGCTGTACGGATTATCTGCCTTGGGGAAGAA GGGTGACGCTGTCGCTTACGCAAAACTCcagcagcagaagaagcagccggatgaagagAAGCAGGCCGGGACCTAA